A region from the Lysobacter sp. BMK333-48F3 genome encodes:
- the rlmB gene encoding 23S rRNA (guanosine(2251)-2'-O)-methyltransferase RlmB, whose amino-acid sequence MSQKQWIAGINAVSAAIEHDAQNVREVLIEAGAKNPRLAEIETAARRADIDVRRVATQALDGVVGGLRHQGVVARYAAAKTWNENELEGLIESAEGRALVLVLDGVQDPHNLGACLRSAAAAGATAVIIPKDKSVQVNATVRKTSAGAADSIPVIPVTNLARALRDLQQLGVWIYGLAGEAEASLYAIDLRGNVALVLGGEADGLRRLTRETCDQLVKIPMPGGNAASGVESLNVSVAAGVTLFEAVRQRG is encoded by the coding sequence ATGAGCCAGAAACAATGGATCGCCGGCATCAATGCCGTGTCCGCCGCGATCGAACACGATGCGCAGAACGTGCGCGAGGTCCTGATCGAAGCCGGGGCCAAGAACCCGCGTCTGGCCGAGATCGAGACCGCAGCGCGCCGCGCCGACATCGACGTGCGCCGGGTTGCGACCCAGGCCCTGGACGGCGTGGTCGGCGGCTTGCGCCATCAGGGCGTGGTGGCGCGCTATGCCGCGGCCAAGACCTGGAACGAGAACGAGCTGGAAGGCCTGATCGAATCCGCCGAAGGCCGCGCCTTGGTGCTGGTACTGGACGGCGTGCAAGACCCGCACAACCTCGGCGCCTGCCTGCGCAGCGCCGCCGCCGCCGGCGCGACCGCGGTGATCATCCCCAAGGACAAGTCGGTGCAGGTCAACGCGACCGTGCGCAAGACCTCCGCCGGCGCCGCCGACAGCATCCCGGTGATTCCGGTGACCAACTTGGCGCGGGCGCTGCGCGACCTGCAGCAATTGGGCGTGTGGATCTACGGCCTGGCCGGCGAAGCCGAGGCCTCGCTGTACGCGATCGACCTGCGCGGCAACGTCGCCCTGGTGCTCGGCGGCGAAGCCGACGGCCTGCGCCGCCTGACCCGCGAGACCTGCGACCAACTGGTCAAGATCCCGATGCCGGGCGGCAACGCCGCCAGCGGTGTGGAAAGCCTGAATGTCTCGGTCGCCGCTGGCGTGACCCTGTTCGAAGCCGTGCGCCAGCGCGGCTGA